A genome region from Pseudomonas sp. S06B 330 includes the following:
- a CDS encoding NAD(P)/FAD-dependent oxidoreductase produces MQQADFIIIGAGIAGASTGYWLASQGRVLLLEREPQPGYHSTGRSAALYTAAYGTPQVRALTLASRAFFDNPPTGFAEHPLLSPRGEMTVDLSGDPDELQRQYQSAKACVPEVELLSADQACARLPVLRRDKVHGALYDPSASDIDTDALHQGYLRGIRRQQGEVHSDCEVQHLSRADDGHWQVQTSRGTFSAPVLINAAGAWADQIGVLAGAQPLGLQPKRRAAFIFAGPEGIDSHAWPMLVSLDESFYMKPDAGMLLGSPANADPVEPHDVQAEELDIAMGIYQIEEATTLSIRRPTRTWAGLRSFVADGDLVAGFDPHVPGLFWVAAQGGYGIQTSPAMGQASAALVRGDDLPEALKGFGLNAEMLSPRRLHR; encoded by the coding sequence ATGCAACAGGCTGATTTCATCATCATTGGTGCCGGTATTGCGGGGGCCTCTACCGGCTATTGGCTGGCGAGTCAGGGCCGGGTGCTACTGCTCGAACGTGAGCCGCAACCTGGCTACCACTCCACTGGCCGTTCGGCAGCGCTGTACACCGCCGCCTATGGCACGCCGCAGGTGCGTGCGCTGACCTTGGCCAGCCGGGCATTCTTCGACAATCCTCCAACAGGTTTTGCCGAGCACCCGTTGCTCAGCCCACGCGGGGAAATGACCGTTGACCTCAGCGGCGATCCCGACGAACTGCAGCGCCAGTACCAGAGTGCCAAGGCCTGCGTGCCGGAGGTCGAACTGCTCAGCGCCGACCAGGCCTGCGCCCGCCTGCCGGTGTTACGCCGCGACAAAGTCCACGGTGCGCTCTACGACCCAAGCGCCAGCGATATCGACACCGATGCCCTGCACCAGGGTTACTTGCGCGGTATCCGCCGCCAACAAGGCGAGGTCCACAGCGATTGCGAGGTCCAGCACCTGAGCCGTGCTGACGACGGCCACTGGCAGGTGCAGACCAGCCGTGGCACCTTCAGCGCGCCGGTACTGATCAACGCTGCCGGTGCCTGGGCCGACCAGATCGGTGTACTGGCCGGTGCCCAGCCGCTTGGCCTGCAACCCAAGCGCCGCGCCGCCTTCATCTTCGCTGGCCCCGAGGGTATCGACAGTCACGCCTGGCCAATGCTGGTGAGCCTCGACGAATCGTTCTACATGAAACCCGACGCCGGCATGCTGCTCGGCTCGCCGGCCAACGCCGACCCAGTCGAACCGCACGACGTGCAGGCCGAAGAGCTGGACATCGCCATGGGTATCTACCAAATCGAAGAAGCCACCACGCTGAGCATTCGCCGCCCCACCCGGACCTGGGCCGGCCTGCGCAGTTTTGTCGCCGATGGCGACCTCGTGGCCGGCTTCGACCCCCACGTGCCGGGCCTGTTCTGGGTGGCAGCCCAGGGTGGCTACGGCATCCAGACCTCGCCCGCCATGGGACAGGCCAGCGCCGCGCTGGTGCGTGGCGACGACCTGCCCGAGGCCCTCAAAGGGTTTGGCCTGAACGCCGAGATGCTGTCCCCGCGCCGCCTGCACAGGTGA
- a CDS encoding ornithine cyclodeaminase family protein yields the protein MSAPLVIDQQHARQLLSQVDVPQILRNLFRDLAAGQAVQPPQQLVEFPAGKGDFINYGGVLANEGVYGVKTSPYIVREQGPLVTAWTLLMSMHSGQPLLLCDAGELTTARTAATTAVAVDALAPNSARRLTLIGSGPIARAHLHYVRDLREWQDIRLYSPSLAEQSAAQRQSWLDLDSRLTLCDNLEAAVADADVIMLCTSSAIPVIDPDSLSKPALITSISTNAVRAHEVPPTSLSAMDVYCDYRLTTPGSAGEMRIAAEQHGWQAEAIVGDLAQLLSGQAPAPSYQRHAFFRSIGLGLEDIALANALYRLQCAD from the coding sequence ATGTCCGCGCCTCTCGTCATCGATCAACAGCACGCTCGCCAGTTGCTTTCGCAAGTGGATGTCCCCCAGATCCTGCGCAACCTGTTCCGTGACCTGGCGGCCGGACAAGCCGTGCAGCCACCGCAGCAACTGGTGGAGTTTCCGGCGGGCAAGGGCGACTTCATCAATTATGGCGGTGTGCTCGCCAACGAAGGCGTCTACGGGGTCAAGACCTCGCCATACATCGTCCGTGAGCAAGGCCCACTGGTTACCGCCTGGACCCTGCTGATGTCCATGCACAGCGGTCAACCGCTGCTGCTGTGCGATGCCGGTGAATTGACCACCGCCCGTACCGCTGCCACCACCGCAGTCGCGGTCGACGCCCTGGCACCGAACAGTGCCCGCCGCCTGACCCTAATCGGCAGCGGCCCGATTGCCCGGGCGCACCTGCACTATGTCCGTGACCTGCGTGAATGGCAGGATATCCGTCTGTATTCGCCAAGCCTGGCCGAACAAAGCGCCGCCCAGCGCCAGTCATGGCTCGACCTGGATTCACGCCTGACGCTCTGCGACAACCTCGAAGCGGCTGTAGCGGATGCCGATGTGATCATGCTGTGCACCTCATCAGCGATCCCGGTCATCGACCCGGACAGCTTGAGCAAACCGGCCCTGATCACCTCGATCAGCACCAACGCCGTACGTGCCCATGAGGTTCCGCCTACCAGCCTCAGCGCCATGGACGTGTACTGCGACTACCGCCTGACCACACCGGGCAGCGCCGGGGAGATGCGCATCGCCGCCGAACAACATGGTTGGCAAGCCGAAGCCATCGTCGGCGACCTGGCGCAGCTGTTGAGCGGTCAGGCCCCTGCCCCGAGCTACCAACGTCACGCCTTCTTCCGCTCCATCGGCCTGGGCCTGGAAGACATCGCCCTGGCCAATGCCTTGTACCGCTTGCAGTGCGCCGACTGA
- the rhlB gene encoding ATP-dependent RNA helicase RhlB, which translates to MLKALKKMFGKSEVEQLATETAAPVKQPPAPPKAPAPAAPLKPEVATAPARAEKPAEAKPRRERKPKPAASTWKLEDFVVEPQEGKTRFHDFKLSPELMHAIHDLGFPYCTPIQAQVLGYTLSGKDAIGRAQTGTGKTAAFLISIISQLQQTPPPKERYMGEPRALIIAPTRELVVQIAKDAAALTKYTGLNVMTFVGGMDFDKQLKALEARHCDILVATPGRLLDFNQRGEAHLDMVEVLVLDEADRMLDMGFIPQVRQIIRQTPPKSERQTLLFSATFTEDVMNLAKQWTTDPAIVEIEPENVASETVEQHVYAVAGADKYKLLYNLVTENKWERVMVFANRKDEVRRIEERLVRDGVNAAQLSGDVPQHKRIKTLENFREGRITVLVATDVAGRGIHIDGISHVINFTLPEDPDDYVHRIGRTGRAGTSGVSISFAGEDDSYQLPAIETLLGRKISCEMPPTELLKAVPHKHH; encoded by the coding sequence GTGCTCAAAGCACTCAAGAAGATGTTCGGCAAGAGCGAGGTTGAGCAACTCGCCACCGAAACCGCTGCCCCCGTGAAGCAGCCCCCTGCACCACCCAAGGCCCCTGCCCCGGCCGCACCGCTCAAGCCTGAGGTCGCCACAGCACCGGCACGCGCCGAAAAGCCGGCCGAAGCTAAACCGCGCCGTGAGCGCAAGCCAAAACCTGCAGCCTCCACCTGGAAGCTGGAAGATTTCGTGGTCGAGCCGCAAGAAGGCAAGACCCGTTTCCATGACTTCAAGCTCTCGCCCGAGCTGATGCATGCGATCCATGACCTGGGCTTCCCTTACTGCACGCCGATCCAGGCGCAGGTATTGGGTTACACCCTGAGTGGCAAGGACGCCATTGGCCGCGCCCAGACTGGCACCGGCAAGACCGCAGCCTTCCTGATTTCGATCATCTCCCAGCTGCAGCAGACCCCACCGCCGAAAGAGCGCTACATGGGCGAGCCGCGTGCGCTGATCATCGCCCCGACCCGTGAGCTGGTGGTGCAGATCGCCAAGGACGCCGCTGCGCTGACCAAGTACACCGGCCTGAACGTGATGACCTTCGTCGGCGGCATGGACTTCGACAAGCAGCTCAAGGCCCTCGAAGCGCGCCACTGCGACATCCTGGTTGCCACCCCAGGCCGCCTGCTGGACTTCAACCAGCGCGGTGAAGCCCACCTGGACATGGTCGAGGTACTGGTACTGGACGAAGCCGACCGCATGCTCGACATGGGGTTCATCCCTCAGGTTCGGCAGATCATCCGCCAGACCCCACCGAAGAGCGAGCGCCAGACCCTGCTGTTCTCCGCCACCTTCACCGAAGACGTGATGAACCTGGCCAAGCAGTGGACCACCGACCCCGCGATTGTCGAGATCGAACCGGAGAACGTTGCCAGCGAAACCGTCGAGCAGCATGTCTACGCCGTAGCCGGCGCCGACAAGTACAAGCTGCTGTACAACCTGGTGACCGAGAACAAGTGGGAACGGGTCATGGTCTTCGCCAACCGCAAGGATGAAGTGCGGCGCATCGAAGAACGCCTGGTACGCGACGGCGTCAACGCCGCCCAGCTCTCGGGTGACGTGCCGCAGCACAAGCGCATCAAGACCCTGGAGAACTTCCGTGAAGGCCGCATCACCGTGCTGGTCGCCACCGACGTCGCCGGTCGCGGTATTCACATTGATGGCATCAGCCATGTGATCAACTTTACCCTGCCGGAAGATCCAGACGACTACGTGCACCGTATCGGCCGTACCGGTCGTGCCGGCACCAGCGGCGTGTCGATCAGCTTCGCCGGTGAGGATGACTCCTACCAGTTGCCGGCGATTGAAACGCTGCTGGGTCGCAAAATCAGCTGTGAAATGCCACCAACTGAACTGCTCAAGGCGGTGCCGCACAAGCATCACTGA
- a CDS encoding alpha/beta hydrolase yields the protein MTHPLILEPQKTADACVIWLHGLGADRYDFMPVAEALQEVLLTTRFVMPQAPTRPVTINGGYEMPSWYDIKAMTPARAIDEDQLQASADEVISLIKAEQAKGIDLARIVLAGFSQGGAVVLHTAYIKWQEALGGVIALSTYAPTFVQERQVSACQQRTPALCLHGVYDPVVLPAMGRSAYEHLKHWGVTTEWKEYPMEHAVLPEEINDIGVWLAERLR from the coding sequence ATGACCCACCCATTGATTCTTGAACCGCAAAAAACCGCAGACGCCTGTGTGATCTGGTTGCACGGCCTTGGGGCCGACCGTTACGACTTCATGCCGGTTGCCGAAGCCTTGCAGGAAGTACTGTTGACCACCCGTTTCGTCATGCCGCAGGCGCCAACCCGGCCGGTGACCATCAACGGTGGCTATGAAATGCCCAGCTGGTACGACATCAAGGCCATGACCCCGGCACGGGCGATCGACGAGGATCAGCTACAAGCCTCGGCCGATGAGGTGATTAGCCTGATCAAGGCCGAGCAGGCAAAAGGCATCGACCTGGCACGCATTGTCCTTGCCGGTTTTTCCCAGGGTGGCGCGGTGGTACTGCACACCGCTTATATAAAGTGGCAAGAAGCCTTGGGCGGGGTGATCGCCCTGTCGACCTATGCGCCGACCTTTGTTCAGGAGCGCCAGGTGAGCGCCTGCCAACAGCGCACCCCGGCCCTGTGCCTGCACGGTGTCTATGACCCGGTGGTACTGCCGGCCATGGGTCGCAGCGCCTACGAACACCTCAAGCACTGGGGCGTCACCACCGAATGGAAGGAATACCCGATGGAGCATGCGGTACTGCCCGAGGAAATCAACGATATCGGCGTCTGGCTGGCCGAACGCCTGCGCTAA
- a CDS encoding amino acid ABC transporter substrate-binding protein, translated as MKMLKSTLAVVTAATVLGISGIAQAGATLDAVQKKGFVQCGVSDGLPGFSVPDAKGNIVGIDADVCRAVAAAVFGDATKVKFSQLNAKERFTALQSGEVDVLSRNTTWTSSRDAGMGLVFAGVTYYDGIGFLVNKKLGVSSAKELDGATICIQAGTTTELNVSDYFRANGLKYTPITFDTSDESAKSLESGRCDVLTSDKSQLYAQRSKLAAPADYVVLPETISKEPLGPVVRKGDEEWFSIVKWTLFAMLNAEEMGVTSKNVEAEAKSTKNPDVARMLGADGEYGKDLKLPKDWVVQIVKQVGNYGEVFEKNLGKETPLQIDRGLNALWNNGGIQYAPPVR; from the coding sequence ATGAAGATGTTGAAATCCACCCTGGCAGTGGTTACCGCTGCTACCGTGCTGGGTATCAGTGGTATCGCACAAGCCGGTGCGACCCTGGATGCCGTGCAGAAAAAGGGCTTCGTTCAGTGTGGCGTCAGTGATGGCTTGCCGGGCTTCTCGGTTCCGGATGCCAAGGGCAACATCGTCGGTATCGACGCCGACGTCTGCCGCGCAGTAGCCGCGGCGGTGTTTGGCGATGCTACCAAGGTCAAATTCAGCCAGCTCAATGCCAAGGAGCGCTTCACCGCGCTGCAGTCCGGCGAAGTCGACGTGCTGTCGCGTAACACCACCTGGACCAGCTCGCGTGACGCTGGCATGGGCCTGGTGTTCGCCGGTGTTACCTACTATGACGGCATCGGCTTTCTGGTTAACAAAAAGCTTGGTGTTTCCAGCGCTAAAGAGCTGGACGGTGCAACCATCTGCATCCAGGCCGGTACCACTACCGAGCTCAACGTCTCCGACTACTTCCGCGCCAATGGCCTGAAGTACACCCCGATCACCTTCGACACCTCCGACGAAAGCGCCAAGTCGCTGGAGTCCGGCCGTTGCGACGTGCTGACGTCGGACAAGTCGCAGCTTTACGCACAGCGCTCCAAGCTGGCGGCCCCGGCCGACTACGTGGTACTGCCAGAAACCATTTCCAAGGAACCGCTGGGCCCAGTGGTACGCAAAGGCGATGAAGAGTGGTTCAGCATCGTCAAGTGGACCCTGTTCGCCATGCTCAATGCCGAAGAAATGGGCGTCACCTCGAAGAACGTCGAGGCCGAAGCCAAGTCCACCAAAAACCCTGACGTGGCCCGTATGCTCGGCGCCGACGGTGAGTACGGCAAGGACCTCAAGCTGCCTAAGGACTGGGTTGTGCAGATCGTCAAGCAGGTCGGCAACTACGGCGAAGTCTTCGAGAAGAACCTGGGTAAGGAAACCCCGCTGCAGATCGATCGCGGTCTGAACGCCCTGTGGAACAACGGCGGCATCCAGTACGCACCACCCGTGCGCTGA
- a CDS encoding amino acid ABC transporter permease: MQNSIGAPKGLSLSDPRVRAWLFQILTIVFVVGLGWYLFHNTQTNLQHRGITSGFDFLERSAGFGIAQHLISYTEQDSYARVFVIGLLNTLLVTFIGIIFATLLGFIIGVARLSPNWMINKLATVYVETFRNIPPLLQILFWYFAVFLTLPGPRGSININDAFFISNRGVNMPGASMAEGFWPFVVSLALAIIAIVLMVRLANRRFEASGEPFHKFWVGLFLFFGIPALSVLMFGSPVHWEIPQLKGFNFVGGWVLIPELLALTLALTIYTAAFIAEIVRSGIRSVSYGQTEAARSLGLREGPTLRKVIIPQALRVIIPPLTSQYLNLAKNSSLAAGIGYPEMVSLFAGTVLNQTGQAIEVIAITMSVYLAISISISLLMNWYNKRIALIER, from the coding sequence ATGCAAAATTCAATCGGCGCACCCAAGGGCCTGTCCCTGAGCGATCCACGTGTGCGTGCGTGGCTATTTCAGATTCTCACTATTGTCTTTGTGGTCGGCCTGGGCTGGTACTTGTTCCACAACACCCAGACCAACCTGCAGCACCGGGGCATCACCTCGGGTTTCGACTTTCTTGAACGTAGTGCTGGTTTTGGTATCGCCCAACACCTGATCTCCTACACCGAGCAGGACAGTTATGCCCGGGTGTTCGTCATCGGTTTGCTCAACACGCTGCTGGTGACCTTTATCGGCATCATCTTCGCGACCCTGCTGGGGTTCATCATCGGTGTGGCCCGTTTGTCACCGAACTGGATGATCAACAAGCTGGCCACGGTGTATGTCGAGACTTTCCGTAACATCCCACCGCTGTTGCAGATCCTGTTCTGGTACTTCGCAGTGTTCCTGACCCTGCCGGGACCGCGGGGCAGTATCAACATCAATGACGCGTTCTTTATCAGCAACCGCGGCGTGAACATGCCCGGTGCTTCCATGGCCGAAGGATTCTGGCCATTTGTCGTCAGCCTGGCACTGGCGATCATCGCCATTGTGCTGATGGTACGTCTGGCCAACCGGCGCTTTGAGGCCTCGGGCGAGCCGTTTCACAAGTTCTGGGTTGGGTTGTTTCTGTTTTTCGGGATACCGGCGCTGAGTGTGTTGATGTTCGGTAGCCCCGTTCACTGGGAAATACCGCAACTCAAAGGCTTCAACTTTGTCGGCGGCTGGGTGTTGATCCCGGAGCTGCTGGCCCTGACGTTGGCCCTGACCATTTACACCGCAGCCTTTATCGCTGAAATCGTGCGCTCGGGGATTCGCTCGGTCAGCTACGGCCAGACCGAGGCGGCCCGCTCGCTGGGCCTGCGTGAAGGGCCGACGCTGCGCAAGGTGATTATCCCTCAGGCGCTGCGGGTGATCATTCCACCGTTAACCAGCCAGTACCTGAACCTGGCGAAGAACTCGTCGCTGGCGGCCGGTATCGGCTACCCGGAGATGGTGTCGTTGTTTGCGGGGACCGTGCTCAACCAGACCGGTCAGGCGATCGAAGTGATTGCCATCACCATGAGCGTCTACCTGGCGATCAGCATCAGCATTTCCCTGCTGATGAACTGGTACAACAAGCGCATTGCGCTGATCGAGCGGTGA
- a CDS encoding amino acid ABC transporter permease — protein MTTHVFKPDMPPPVKTVGVLAWMRANLFSSWLNTLLTLLALYLVWLIVPPLLQWSIFDANWVGTTRADCTKEGACWVFIQQRFGQFMYGYYPSELRWRVDLTVWLAVIGAAPLFIARFPHKAIYGLSFLVLYPIIAFTLLHGGYLGLDTVPTNKWGGLMLTLVIATVGIVGALPLGILLALGRRSNMPAVKVVCVTFIEFWRGVPLITVLFMSSVMLPLFLPEGMSFDKLLRAMIGVILFQSAYIAEVVRGGLQAIPKGQYEAAAAMGLGYWRSMGLVILPQALKLVIPGIVNTFIALFKDTSLVIIIGLFDLLNSVKQAAADPTWLGMATEGYVFAALVFWIFCFGMSRYSMHLERKLDTGHKR, from the coding sequence ATGACTACCCATGTTTTCAAACCCGATATGCCGCCGCCGGTGAAAACCGTCGGCGTGCTGGCGTGGATGCGCGCCAATCTGTTCTCCAGCTGGCTCAACACCCTGCTGACGCTGTTGGCCTTGTACCTGGTCTGGCTGATCGTGCCGCCGCTGCTGCAATGGTCGATCTTCGACGCCAACTGGGTCGGCACCACCCGCGCCGACTGCACCAAAGAGGGCGCCTGTTGGGTGTTCATCCAGCAGCGTTTCGGTCAGTTCATGTACGGCTACTACCCGAGTGAACTGCGCTGGCGTGTTGACCTGACCGTGTGGCTGGCGGTAATCGGTGCGGCGCCCTTGTTTATTGCGCGCTTCCCGCACAAGGCAATCTATGGCCTGAGCTTCTTGGTGCTGTACCCGATCATTGCCTTCACCTTGCTGCACGGTGGTTACCTGGGGCTGGACACGGTGCCAACCAACAAATGGGGCGGGTTGATGCTGACGTTGGTGATCGCCACCGTCGGTATCGTCGGCGCCTTGCCGTTGGGCATTTTGCTGGCATTGGGTCGGCGCTCGAACATGCCGGCGGTGAAGGTGGTGTGTGTGACCTTCATCGAGTTCTGGCGTGGCGTACCGCTGATCACCGTGCTGTTCATGTCCTCGGTAATGCTGCCGTTGTTCCTGCCCGAGGGCATGAGCTTCGACAAGCTGTTGCGGGCGATGATCGGGGTGATCCTGTTCCAGTCGGCGTACATCGCTGAAGTGGTGCGCGGTGGCTTGCAAGCCATCCCCAAGGGCCAGTACGAAGCGGCCGCCGCGATGGGCCTGGGTTACTGGCGTTCGATGGGCCTGGTGATCTTGCCGCAAGCCCTGAAGCTGGTGATTCCCGGCATCGTCAACACCTTCATTGCCCTGTTCAAGGACACAAGCCTGGTGATCATTATCGGCCTGTTTGACCTGCTCAACAGTGTCAAACAAGCCGCTGCCGACCCGACCTGGCTGGGCATGGCGACCGAGGGCTATGTATTCGCCGCCCTGGTTTTCTGGATTTTCTGTTTCGGTATGTCCCGCTACTCCATGCATCTGGAGCGCAAGCTGGACACAGGCCACAAGCGTTAG
- a CDS encoding amino acid ABC transporter ATP-binding protein yields the protein MSEAIKQPVSPEGIIQMQGVNKWYGQFHVLKDINLNVRQGERIVLCGPSGSGKSTTIRCLNRLEEHQQGRIVVDGVELTNDLKQIEAIRREVGMVFQHFNLFPHLTILQNCTLAPMWVRKLPKRKAEEIAMHYLERVRIPEQANKFPGQLSGGQQQRVAIARALCMKPKIMLFDEPTSALDPEMVKEVLDTMVSLAEDGMTMLCVTHEMGFARTVANRVIFMDKGEIVEQAAPDDFFDRPQNERTQLFLSQILH from the coding sequence ATGAGTGAAGCGATCAAACAGCCTGTGAGCCCTGAAGGCATTATTCAGATGCAGGGCGTGAACAAGTGGTACGGCCAGTTCCACGTGCTCAAGGACATCAACCTCAATGTGCGCCAGGGCGAGCGAATCGTTCTGTGTGGCCCGTCGGGGTCGGGCAAGTCGACCACCATCCGCTGCCTCAACCGCCTGGAAGAGCATCAACAGGGCCGTATCGTGGTTGATGGCGTGGAGCTGACCAACGACCTCAAGCAGATCGAAGCGATCCGCCGTGAAGTCGGCATGGTGTTCCAGCATTTCAACTTGTTCCCGCACCTGACCATCCTGCAGAACTGCACCCTGGCGCCGATGTGGGTGCGCAAGCTACCCAAGCGCAAGGCCGAGGAAATCGCCATGCACTATCTGGAGCGGGTGCGGATTCCGGAGCAGGCCAACAAGTTTCCTGGGCAGCTGTCCGGTGGTCAGCAGCAGCGTGTGGCCATTGCCCGGGCGCTGTGCATGAAACCTAAAATCATGTTGTTCGACGAACCCACCTCGGCGCTTGATCCAGAGATGGTCAAGGAAGTGCTCGACACCATGGTCAGCCTGGCGGAAGACGGCATGACCATGCTGTGTGTGACCCACGAGATGGGATTTGCCCGAACCGTGGCGAACCGGGTGATCTTCATGGACAAAGGCGAGATCGTTGAACAGGCGGCGCCGGATGACTTCTTCGACCGGCCGCAGAACGAGCGGACCCAGTTGTTCCTCAGTCAGATCCTGCACTGA
- the algW gene encoding Do family serine endopeptidase AlgW produces the protein MFKALRYFGWPLLVGVLIALLIIQRFPQWVGLPSQDVNLQQAPQTSRIMQGPVSYADAVSIAAPAVANLYTTKVVNKTAHPLFEDPQFRRFFGDNLPKQRRWESSLGSAVIMSPEGYLLTNNHVTSGADQIVVALKDGRETLARVIGSDPETDLAVLKIDLKNLPSITIGRSDNIHIGDVALAIGNPFGVGQTVTMGIISATGRNQLGLNNYEDFIQTDAAINPGNSGGALVDASGNLTGINTAIFSKSGGSQGIGFAIPTKLALEVMKSIIEHGQVIRGWLGIEVQPLSQELAESFGMQGRPGIVVAGIFRDGPAQKAGLQLGDVILSINGEPAGDGRRSMNQVARIKPNDKVAIQVMRNGKELKLTAEIGLRPPPAPAAKEEE, from the coding sequence ATGTTCAAGGCTTTGCGTTACTTTGGCTGGCCGCTGCTGGTCGGCGTGTTAATCGCCCTGCTGATCATCCAGCGTTTTCCGCAATGGGTCGGCTTGCCCAGCCAGGACGTCAACCTGCAACAGGCACCACAAACCTCGCGCATCATGCAGGGCCCGGTGTCCTATGCCGACGCAGTGAGCATTGCGGCCCCTGCGGTAGCCAACCTGTACACCACCAAAGTGGTCAACAAGACCGCCCACCCGCTGTTCGAAGACCCGCAGTTCCGCCGTTTCTTCGGCGACAACCTGCCCAAGCAACGACGCTGGGAGTCGAGCCTGGGCTCGGCGGTGATCATGAGCCCGGAAGGCTACCTGCTGACCAACAACCATGTAACCTCCGGTGCCGATCAGATCGTGGTGGCGCTCAAGGATGGTCGTGAAACCCTGGCACGGGTCATCGGTAGCGACCCGGAAACCGACCTGGCGGTGCTCAAGATCGACCTCAAGAACCTGCCGTCGATCACCATCGGCCGCTCCGACAACATTCATATCGGTGACGTCGCCCTGGCCATCGGTAACCCCTTCGGTGTCGGCCAGACCGTGACCATGGGCATCATCAGCGCCACCGGCCGCAACCAGCTGGGCCTGAACAACTACGAAGACTTCATCCAGACCGACGCGGCGATCAACCCGGGCAACTCCGGCGGTGCACTGGTGGATGCCAGCGGCAACCTGACCGGCATCAACACGGCGATCTTCTCCAAATCCGGCGGCTCCCAAGGCATCGGCTTTGCCATTCCGACCAAGCTGGCCTTGGAGGTGATGAAGTCAATCATCGAACACGGTCAGGTGATCCGTGGCTGGCTGGGGATCGAAGTGCAGCCGCTGAGCCAGGAGCTGGCCGAGTCGTTTGGCATGCAAGGGCGTCCGGGTATTGTCGTGGCGGGCATCTTCCGCGACGGTCCGGCGCAAAAGGCCGGCCTGCAACTGGGTGACGTGATCCTCAGCATCAACGGCGAACCGGCCGGTGATGGTCGTCGCTCGATGAACCAGGTGGCGCGTATCAAACCCAACGACAAGGTGGCGATCCAGGTCATGCGTAACGGCAAGGAGCTGAAGCTGACCGCTGAGATCGGCCTGCGTCCACCGCCTGCGCCGGCGGCCAAAGAAGAAGAGTGA
- a CDS encoding Nif3-like dinuclear metal center hexameric protein, whose product MAVALSTLVEEAERYLGSAKIQDYCPNGLQVEGRPQVTRIVSGVTASQALLDAAVEADADLVLVHHGYFWKGENPCITGMKQRRLKTLLNNDLSLLAYHLPLDLHPEVGNNVQLARQLDITVEGPLDPDNLRVVGLVGSLAEPMSARDFARKVQEVMGREPLLIEGDQVVRRVGWCTGGGQGYIDQAIAAGVDLFLSGEASEQTFHSARENGISFIAAGHHATERYGVQALGDYLARRFALEHLFIDCPNPI is encoded by the coding sequence ATGGCTGTTGCCCTGAGCACCCTGGTCGAGGAAGCCGAACGCTACCTTGGCAGCGCAAAAATCCAGGATTACTGCCCGAATGGCCTGCAGGTAGAAGGGCGGCCGCAAGTTACTCGCATCGTCAGCGGCGTCACTGCCAGCCAAGCGCTGCTGGATGCGGCGGTTGAAGCCGATGCCGACCTGGTGCTGGTGCACCACGGCTATTTCTGGAAGGGTGAGAACCCGTGCATTACCGGCATGAAGCAACGTCGCCTGAAGACCTTGCTCAACAATGACCTGAGCCTGCTGGCCTACCACCTGCCGCTGGACCTGCACCCTGAGGTGGGTAACAACGTACAGCTGGCGCGCCAGCTCGACATTACCGTTGAAGGCCCGCTCGACCCGGACAACCTGCGGGTCGTCGGCCTGGTCGGCTCGCTGGCCGAGCCGATGTCGGCGCGCGACTTTGCTCGCAAGGTGCAAGAGGTCATGGGCCGCGAACCGCTGTTGATTGAAGGTGATCAGGTGGTTCGCCGGGTTGGCTGGTGTACCGGTGGTGGGCAGGGCTACATCGATCAGGCGATTGCTGCTGGTGTCGACCTGTTCCTCAGTGGCGAGGCGTCTGAGCAGACCTTCCACAGCGCCCGGGAAAACGGCATCAGTTTTATCGCCGCCGGTCACCATGCCACCGAGCGTTACGGCGTGCAGGCCCTGGGCGACTACCTGGCGCGGCGTTTCGCCCTGGAGCACCTGTTTATCGACTGTCCGAACCCGATCTGA